From Nonlabens sp. Ci31, the proteins below share one genomic window:
- a CDS encoding PorP/SprF family type IX secretion system membrane protein gives MRSILIIFVCMLGFINAVQAQDPIFTQYYLFPETLNSGFTGFQETTKAGVLHRTQWPDLNFRVDSDYANFNTWVPSMNSGVGVNVLSQRERFTNFSLTQFNLAYAYKVKLTDEWDFRPGLEVGYGFKSFNFNNLILEDQIDLTNETVNPISIDNLDPNDQVSYLDVSASLLFNNEDFWIGASLKHLNKPNISLVPGGNLPLNSLAAITVGYELKLADYLNLTFLPYSTKLMITGNYMQQGDYNRFDFGSLFIVDLFYFGAIAATNPNRNTANSHLITSVNLLGGLQYENFKFGVSYDVNVSGLGRTGGIYELSVIFTVDQKARCFGCPLYKRI, from the coding sequence ATGAGAAGTATACTAATTATTTTTGTTTGTATGTTAGGTTTTATAAACGCCGTACAAGCTCAAGATCCTATATTCACGCAGTATTACCTGTTTCCAGAAACATTGAATTCTGGGTTTACTGGGTTTCAAGAAACAACCAAAGCTGGAGTGCTACATAGAACACAATGGCCAGATCTTAATTTTAGGGTTGATAGTGACTACGCAAATTTTAATACTTGGGTTCCTTCGATGAATAGTGGAGTAGGAGTAAATGTGCTCAGTCAGCGAGAACGATTTACTAACTTTAGCCTGACTCAGTTCAACCTGGCTTATGCCTACAAAGTAAAGTTGACAGACGAGTGGGATTTTCGTCCAGGGCTGGAAGTTGGTTATGGGTTCAAATCATTTAATTTCAATAACCTTATTCTAGAAGATCAGATAGACTTGACTAATGAAACCGTCAATCCAATTTCTATAGATAACTTAGATCCTAATGATCAGGTTTCTTATTTGGACGTGAGTGCATCGCTGCTTTTTAATAATGAAGATTTCTGGATAGGGGCATCGCTCAAACATTTGAATAAGCCTAATATTTCTCTAGTACCAGGAGGTAATTTACCCCTTAATTCTTTGGCTGCTATAACAGTAGGTTATGAATTGAAACTAGCAGACTATCTAAATTTAACATTCTTACCTTACTCTACAAAATTAATGATCACCGGAAATTATATGCAACAAGGGGATTACAACAGGTTCGATTTCGGTTCTCTATTTATTGTTGATTTGTTTTACTTTGGAGCTATAGCTGCGACTAATCCTAATCGCAATACGGCAAACTCACATTTAATTACCTCCGTTAACCTGTTAGGCGGGCTTCAGTATGAGAATTTCAAGTTTGGTGTTTCTTACGATGTGAATGTATCAGGCTTAGGACGTACGGGCGGTATTTATGAGTTGTCGGTTATTTTTACAGTAGATCAAAAAGCCAGATGCTTTGGTTGTCCCTTGTATAAAAGGATTTAG